In the genome of Schistocerca piceifrons isolate TAMUIC-IGC-003096 chromosome X, iqSchPice1.1, whole genome shotgun sequence, one region contains:
- the LOC124722892 gene encoding uncharacterized protein LOC124722892 isoform X3, with amino-acid sequence MYFRRGLWVCCHVVYSIFMAVGNIWTHVNKFVERHIYATTLENEMLYVSKCAEHFNKTPQHIVLLLGNETISYKDLANIILWCVAAGISFVTLYDHDGHLQQNQDELYQAVKTRSKLCVGRIIWGRNKTLNGLGVENGVQNGGYEAITTSQ; translated from the exons ATGTATTTCCGTCGTGGACTTTGGGTGTGTTGCCATGTGGTGTATTCCATTTTTATGGCAGTGGGAAACATTTGGACGCACGTGAATAAATTTGTGGAAAGACATATATACGCTACAACATTAGAAAATGAAATGCTGTatgtttcaaaatgtgctgaacatTTTAATAAGACACCTCAACACATAGTGTTGCTTTTAGGAAATGAAACTATATCTTATAAAGACTTAGCGAATATTATATTATGGTGCGTTGCGGCGGGAATCTCGTTTGTTACTTTATACGACCATGATG GTCACCTACAACAAAATCAAGATGAGCTATATCAAGCTGTGAAAACGAGAAGCAAGTTGTGTGTGGGAAGAATcatatggggaagaaataaaacacTAAATGGATTAGGTGTTGAAAACGGTGTGCAAAATG